A single genomic interval of Fusobacterium varium harbors:
- a CDS encoding iron ABC transporter permease, with the protein MLLLLIAIILFSLFYGAVKVPIPEVVKILLNKIGGTDFQIAKKSYIPIVFYVRFPRVMTAVIVGGALAVCGCTMQSLLKNPIADSGIIGISSGASLGAVLSIALGLSSLSIFAMPFFSICFSLLVSSIVYKLASLKGRTDNLLLILSGIAISSFVGAISSMILTNLMESQIKEYIFWAIGSLSGRRWEHFLFGVFPILILTFILFYYGKELNILLLGDEEAKSLGINIRKIRKKILIIIAMLTAISVCISGNIGFVGLIVPHMLRKIIGADNRKLLKASFLAGAFFLTFSDLISRVVLAPSEVSVGIITSLIGAPYFIYLIIKIRKEGRGL; encoded by the coding sequence ATGCTGTTGTTGTTGATAGCCATTATTCTATTTTCACTATTTTATGGGGCAGTAAAAGTGCCAATTCCAGAAGTTGTAAAGATACTTTTAAATAAAATAGGTGGAACAGATTTTCAAATAGCAAAGAAAAGTTATATTCCTATTGTATTTTATGTAAGATTTCCAAGGGTAATGACAGCAGTAATTGTAGGGGGAGCATTAGCTGTTTGTGGTTGTACAATGCAAAGCCTTTTAAAAAACCCCATAGCAGATTCTGGGATAATAGGTATCTCTAGTGGAGCAAGTTTAGGGGCAGTGCTGTCAATAGCTTTAGGGTTAAGTTCATTAAGTATTTTTGCAATGCCATTTTTTTCAATATGTTTTTCTCTTTTAGTATCTTCTATTGTATACAAGTTAGCATCTTTAAAAGGTAGAACAGACAATCTTTTGCTTATCTTATCAGGAATAGCAATAAGTAGTTTTGTAGGAGCTATCTCCTCTATGATTTTAACAAATCTTATGGAATCTCAAATAAAAGAGTATATATTTTGGGCAATAGGAAGTTTAAGTGGAAGAAGATGGGAGCACTTTCTTTTTGGGGTATTTCCAATTTTAATACTTACTTTTATTCTTTTTTACTATGGTAAAGAGTTGAATATACTTTTATTGGGAGATGAGGAGGCAAAATCTTTAGGAATAAATATTAGAAAAATAAGAAAGAAAATTTTAATAATTATAGCTATGCTTACGGCGATATCTGTATGTATAAGTGGAAATATAGGGTTTGTAGGGCTTATTGTTCCACATATGTTGAGAAAAATAATAGGAGCTGACAACAGAAAGTTATTGAAAGCATCTTTTCTAGCAGGGGCTTTTTTTCTAACATTTAGTGATTTGATCTCAAGAGTTGTTTTAGCTCCAAGTGAAGTAAGTGTAGGAATAATCACTTCATTAATTGGGGCACCTTACTTTATTTATTTAATTATAAAAATTAGAAAAGAGGGTAGGGGATTATAA